A genomic window from Anticarsia gemmatalis isolate Benzon Research Colony breed Stoneville strain chromosome 22, ilAntGemm2 primary, whole genome shotgun sequence includes:
- the LOC142982931 gene encoding uncharacterized protein LOC142982931 yields MNLPHSKRKRRSENWSAREKELLGRMIAQSAHIIENKSNKASVNIMKAKEWGNIMHRFNAITGKDRRDWELKMAWKRIKVMAKSKPAQDEPYNLDGDEDPIEMIENVEDNTDNNSDVEDVKPSTSTVIINNNTPIVTEVQITEITNQGTQYEEVRPPRCETKKSRRFPRKANNSVKEAIARHYVHFKRRQMQMMEVEHAYNVKIAKMKMKKLEMEIAILKSHKDSAVN; encoded by the exons ATGAACCTTCCACATTCAAAAAGGAAGCGAAGGAGCGAAAACTGGAGTGCCAGAGAAAAA GAGTTACTAGGTCGTATGATCGCTCAGTCAGCACATATCATAGAAAATAAGAGCAATAAAGCTTCAGTAAATATAATGAAAGCTAAAGAATGGGGAAATATTATGCACAG ATTTAATGCAATAACAGGCAAAGATAGACGGGACTGGGAGCTAAAGATGGCTTGGAAGAGGATAAAGGTGATGGCCAAATCAAAACCAGCACAAGATGAGCCATACAACTTGGATGGAGATGAAGACCCTATCGAAATGATTGAAAAT gTAGAAGACAACACAGACAATAATAGTGATGTAGAGGATGTGAAACCAAGCACAAGtactgtaattataaataataataccccTATTGTTACAGAGGTACAAATTACTGAAATAACTAATcaag gtACTCAATATGAAGAAGTGAGACCTCCGAGATGCGAAACAAAGAAATCAAGACGATTTCCACGTAAAGC aaataattcAGTCAAGGAGGCAATAGCGCGGCACTATGTTCATTTCAAAAGACGACAGATGCAAATGATGGAAGTGGAACATGCATATAACGTGAAAATTgctaaaatgaaaatgaaaaaactcGAAATGGAGATAGCTATATTGAAATCTCACAAGGACAGTGCAGTTAATTAG
- the LOC142982930 gene encoding tubulin beta-1 chain-like, translating into MREIVHLQAGQCGNQIGAKFWEIISEEHGIDPTGVYRGTSDLQLERISVYYNEASVATAESGGKYVPRAILLDLEPGTMDAVRSGAYGQLFRPDNFVFGQSGAGNNWAKGHYTEGAELVDAVLDVVRKECENCDCLQGFQLTHSLGGGTGSGMGTLLISKIREEYPDRIMNTYSVVPSPKVSDTVVEPYNAVLSIHQLVENTDETYCIDNEALYDICYRTLKVPNPTYGDLNHLVSLTMSGVTTCLRFPGQLNADLRKLAVNMVPFPRLHFFMPGFAPLTSRGSQQYRALTVPELTQQMFDAKNMMAACDPRHGRYLTVAAIFRGRMSMKEVDEQMLSIQNKNSSFFVEWIPNNVKTAVCDIPPKGLKMSSTFIGNTTAIQELFKRISEQFTAMFRRKAFLHWYTGEGMDEMEFNEAESNVNDLVSEYQQYQEATAEDDTEFDQEDMEELQQDEHHD; encoded by the exons TTCTGGGAGATCATATCTGAGGAGCACGGCATCGACCCCACGGGCGTGTACCGAGGCACCAGCGACCTACAGCTCGAGAGAATCTCCGTATACTACAATGAGGCCTCTG TTGCGACGGCGGAGAGCGGGGGGAAGTACGTACCCCGCGCCATCCTCCTCGACCTCGAGCCCGGCACCATGGACGCCGTGCGCTCCGGCGCGTACGGCCAGCTCTTCCGCCCGGACAACTTCGTGTTCGGACAGTCCGGCGCCGGCAACAACTGGGCCAAGGGACACTACACCGAGGGCGCCGAGCTCGTCGACGCAGTGCTCGATGTAGTCCGCAAGGAGTGCGAGAACTGCGACTGCCTCCAGGGCTTCCAACTGACACACTCGCTCGGCGGCGGTACCGGCTCCGGCATGGGCACCCTCCTCATCTCCAAAATCAGAGAGGAATACCCCGACAGAATCATGAACACATACTCCGTGGTGCCCTCGCCCAAAGTGTCGGACACAGTGGTGGAACCCTACAACGCAGTGCTCTCTATTCATCAACTAGTCGAAAACACAGATGAAACCTACTGCATAGACAACGAAGCTCTCTACGACATTTGCTACAGAACCCTCAAAGTACCCAACCCGACGTACGGCGACCTCAACCACCTGGTGTCGCTCACCATGTCCGGCGTGACGACGTGTCTGCGGTTCCCTGGCCAGCTGAATGCGGATCTCCGCAAGCTGGCCGTCAACATGGTGCCGTTCCCACGTCTCCACTTCTTCATGCCCGGCTTCGCTCCGCTTACGTCCCGCGGCAGCCAACAGTACCGCGCGCTCACCGTGCCCGAGCTCACGCAACAGATGTTCGACGCCAAGAACATGATGGCGGCGTGCGACCCGCGCCACGGCCGCTACCTCACCGTGGCCGCCATCTTCCGTGGACGCATGTCCATGAAGGAGGTGGACGAGCAGATGCTCTCTATTCAGAACAAGAACAGCAGCTTCTTCGTCGAATGGATCCCCAACAACGTGAAGACTGCCGTGTGCGACATCCCACCCAAGGGTCTGAAGATGTCGTCTACGTTCATCGGTAACACGACCGCCATCCAGGAGCTGTTCAAGAGAATATCAGAGCAGTTCACCGCTATGTTCAGGCGCAAGGCTTTCTTGCATTGGTATACTGGTGAGGGTATGGACGAGATGGAGTTCAATGAAGCGGAGAGTAACGTGAACGACCTGGTGTCGGAGTACCAGCAGTACCAGGAGGCGACGGCGGAGGACGACACGGAGTTCGACCAGGAGGACATGGAGGAGCTGCAGCAGGACGAGCACCACGACTAG